The following DNA comes from Theropithecus gelada isolate Dixy chromosome 7a, Tgel_1.0, whole genome shotgun sequence.
ttttttgtagacacggggtctcgccatgttatccaggctggtcttgaactcctgacctcaaacgatctgcttgccttggccttccaaagtgctgggatttcaggtgtgggccactgcacccagcctcaatttttgctttaaattaaaaCCTGGAAATTGTTCAGGTTTATAAGGATGAGCCATTAGACACTGGTTCTGAGGTGGTGCTCTCTTCCCGTCTCCCTCTGCTCTGCAGAACGGCGTGCCTCTGCCTGAGCCATCGGGTCTCGGGGCTCTTCACACCGCCCCCACCTCACTTCCACTCCATggctcccaccctccctcccagcccctccgCTGACCTCAGCCACATCCCCTCCATGCCACTCGCTGGCCTCAAGCTGCCAGGTCAAAGTAGAACTTCTCTCacaccttcctgtgtccaggagTAGAGGTGAATTGAGGCTCTGGATGCCAAGAACGGAGGAAGGACAAATGTCGGCCCTAGAGACCCTCGCCTCCTCAAGACCAACAGGAGCTGGCGCCTGTCCGCCCAGCAGCAGCAAAGCCAGAACGGGTGGGGGCCTGGGTGGGTGGGCACAGGCCTAGGCTTGAAGATTGAGGCAACGCTGCCCTCTCCTGGCTAATTCATGGCTGCTCCTCTGACAAACACTGCCAGGCTAAGCTGTTGAGGCTGGGGACATAGCAAGTGACTCCCCAAAAACAGCATGTGACAAGCTGACCCTTCCCAGGAGTCTGCCCGGCTGAGAGCTGCCTCCCACTCTGCCCATCCTGTCCGAGCTTCTCTCACTGCCCAAAGCATCTTCCAGCCCTCACACCTTCAGGGCAAAGCCCGAGGCCCCTCCCAGCTGCCCACCATGTGGCCCTCGTTAGCAGCCCCACCCTTGCACCCCAGACCCCTGCCGCTCTGCACCTCCCCAGTTCCCTGTCACTGCACCTGCATGCTTTGCTCTCACCTTCACCTCCACCTTTGCCCTCCCCAGCACAGTCTCCTCTTGTTCTCTTAGGTCCCAAGGAAACTCCTCTCCCAACTCCCAACCAGAGGGACCCCACTCCTCTGCCCTCACCCTCACCTGCCCTGCCCCTGTCTCTGGGACTGTCCCCTGTCAGCACAGTCCCACAGTTCTGGAACTTGGGGGAACCTGGACCTCTTCCAGGCCTACCCACTGCACTGTCTAAAGGGCAATCCTGAGCCcagagagaggcaggagctgCACAAGGCCACACAGTCTGTTAGTGGCAGGACTGGAACACAGCTCTCCCGAGTCCCTGCCTGGGGCTCATTGGAGGACAGACGTATGGTTCCCCATCTGGTGAACCAGAATGGAACTCTTCAAGGACAGGGACTGTACCATTCCTTCCAGTGtccccagcccctcacccagAGCAGGACCCACAGGAAGCAACTGTgaatagaaaaggagaaaacgaatacatgaaaatatatctCTAATGCCTTCTGTGTGCCGGACGCTCAGCAGGCACCGGCTCTGCTACTAGAAATCTTGGTCAAATCGCTCAATTTGgtgtagaaaaataatttctggggATGAGGGGCAGTGAGTGCCCCAGGAGGGGCCTCAGTCACGAACATCGATGACCAGTGGGCACAGGTGGAGTGAGTGCTTGATGCCCATGGTGAAAGCAGGGATGTGGGGCTTGTGCACAGTGACCTGCTGGACCTCGTGGGAGCCAGGGCCAGGCCGTGGTGTGAGGTCCAGAGGGTAGGCAAAGCGCTTGGCCATGCTGTAGGTGGGGCTGCGGTTCTGATAGGTGGATGGCTCAGGTCGGGCGTACCTGGTAGGTCCAGGGCCTCCTGCCACATCCTCCTTGTAGAACCAGTTCTTGTCCCTGGAGGCCAGACTGTAGCTAGGAGCAGCTCGGCTGACAGGGGTGTTGGGCCCCAGCAAGAGTGGCATCTGGTACTGGTTGGGGGCCGGGTTGGGGTCCATCACTCTGTATGGGCGCCGGTAGCCAAACGTGTACTGGGGAGCCCTACGTTCCCCCGGTGGGTGGATCTTCTCAAAGTAGTACTGGCAGGATGCGAGGGTGGGGTTCAGGCCTGAAAGGGAGTGGTGGGAAGGGAGGGCTCTCAGAGCAGGGAACAGACCTCATTCTCTGCTAGCCAACTGATGGTCCTGGTTATCCACTGTGACCTTAGGCTGACCACCTCAGCAGCAGGGCAGGGACATCCAAATGGTCacttaggctgggcgcggtggttcacacctgcaatcccagcactttgggagtctgaggcaggcggatcacaagatcaggagttcgagaccagcctgaccaacatggtgaaaccccatctctactaaaaatacaaaaattagctgtgcatggtggtgtgcacctgtaatcccagctactcaggaggctgaggcagtagaatcacttgaacctggaaggcggaggttgcagtgagctgagatcacaccacttcactctagcctgggcaacagagtgagactcatcaatctcaaaaaaaaattttaaaaaagatggcCACTTAGGCCATCCTGACATCGGGACACAGAAACATCCTGAGATCACTACAGTCTGTAAGTTCGTTTGCATGACAATATTGCATCCACAACAGGAGCCCCATGTCATCATAACATCACCTGGTGACATGCTGCATGTCATAACATTGACTTCAAGACGTGGTGATGTCAGCATCGCAATGTCAGTGTCTCGCAGGGAGATACCGGCATCCAGACATTCCCAAGGAGACAGTCTTGACCCTTTGCCCCTGCCCAGGTCCTAAGGGtgcaccccaccccccaacctcCCAACCCCCAACATCTGTCCATAACCCCATCTTACGCAGGTTGGAGATGCGCTCCTCCATGGGGACCTGCGGGCAGCTGGACATTCCAAACCGAGTTACTTTGGGATCCAAGAGATAGCAAGGCCCAGGGCTGCTGTGGCCCACGTTCCCTGCAGGGCAACCAAGGAGAGGGCCTGGTCAGCCCCAAAGGCTGCCCCACTGAGCACCTGGCCCGCCTCCAGGCAAGATTTCCCTCCCACTTCAGATTCTGTGGCTCCTGGGTGTTTGGGGActcttgatttcctcatctgtaaaattggacTTTTAACACATGACCTGATATTTTCAAGAACTTGCTCAGAGGAACAGTAAAATAACAGCTGCCCAGCAGCTTGGGCAACCACCCACCCAATCAGGGATTGGGGCCAAGAAGTAATAGCCCTGTGGCTGCTGTTGGCATTCAGAAAAGGCCTAGCCAGGCCAGAGGCTTCCCCTGCTGAGATGGCTGTTCTCCCCAGAGAAAAGCCTGACAGGCACCCCAGATCTCAGACCcctaggtgcatgccaccacaccctgcccagcAGCTTAGGTCATCTGTGGCCGCTGCTTCTGCCCTTCCAGGGGGTTCTAGGCCACCTGGGGAGCTCTAGGGGCCACCACTTCCCCCCTGGCCCCCTAACTGTTCCTGCCTGGCCACATGGCAAGTGACCCTAGCAGAGCATGGCGACCGGAGCTGAAGGGCCCCAGCCAAAGGCCAGACAAGGGAGACTCTGCTGTGCCAGCTGGACAGCGCCAGGATCCCCTACAGGCTCGCCCATGGAGTTGCCCCACCCTCAATCCCTGCTGGCTTCCTCTGGACCCAGGGGGCCCCTTGGGTGTCCCACTCAGATTTCCAGTGGCTACAGAGAATGGTTCCATGTCTCTCCCCTCAACCTCCAACAACAGCTCCAACCCAAGGGGGATGACTGGGGTGGCGACACTCACGCTTCTCTGAGTGCCGGCTATGCAGGGTATAAGCCGGTGCCTTGAACATGGAGATGTCATGATCTATGTAACCCGTGCAGGATGGCCGGAGGTACTTGGCGGGCCCCGGACCTGTAACGATGGACATGACAGTCCTCAACCTGGGCCCACCGGGTCAGAGGCAGGGGAAGCCCCAATACAGCGCACCATGGGAATATTGGGGGTCTTTGTTCTTGCTGCTATCGCGCTGCCACAAACCCAGCATCCATCCAGCTGCTTCATTTGGGGGAAGGCAGTATTTCCAGATAAAATGCAGTTTCTCTTGGACAGACAATGCATAATAAGAAGCTAATAGTTACAGTTAATTGAGAACTTATTCTGCTCCAAGTTCTCCACTAGGCATCCGATATGGATTATTTCCGTTAAGCCTCCCAACAATGCTGTAAGGTAGATGCTCTTgtttttcccatttcacagaatATTGAGGCTTAGAAATACCAGTCTACCCACATATCACAAACTAGTAGTGTGAAGATTCTAAACAATCATCCAGTAGAACCCAAACCTTTAATCCCTACACTAAACTACTCCCACTTAAAGTACTAGTCAGTCATTACTAACATAGAAGAATTAGTGTCTGCTGTCCCTTGAGAGTAAAATTGAAGAGAAGTGAGGAAAGCTAAAGCTAGGACAAAGGCTCCTAGTCTTTTTCCAAAGCGGGCCTCACTGCAGCCCCATGCTCCCCTCCTCCCGCACCCACTTGGACAATCCCAGCAGCCAACACTTCCCATTAGGGTCAGCTTGGAGGCTCAGGTCTTCCGAAAGGCTTCAAGGAAGTTGGAAGGGGCTTTGCAGGTGGCAGGCTGAAAGGAGTCCTGGCGACAGGGGAGGGGGCCCAAGCCCAGGGTGGGGATGGCTCTCACCTTTTATCATGGCCATGATGACAGGGGTCTGCTTGACCTCCTGCCGTGAGGGCAATGGCTCCTTTTCTCGCTGCTGTGCAAAGTACACAGAGCTCCTGGTCCCCTTGGGCGGTTTcatggctggggctggggagggagcagCAGCAGCTACAGCAGGGTCTAAACAGCAGACAAGGAGCTGGGGTAGCCCTGCCTGAGacaccccacctcccaccccagacACTGAGGAAGCTGGGAAGGAAGACTGTTCTCCGGTTTGAGCAGCTGAGGCTGTCTGGGGCACAGCCAGCACAGGCCCCAGCAGGCTGGAGCTGGAGATGACGTCACGGCAGAACTTGGACTGTGAAACTCAGAGTGTTTATTTCCCCTGGTTGCCATGGCACCTGAACTGTGGCGTGGAAATTCTATGCTGGAAGCTTAGTTATAGAACCCTGACTATCCCACTGTCCCCCACCACCAACCAGGCCAAGTGGCCTGGGGGTCCCCAGGACTCTGGGTCagggaaggcaaagggagagatgGCGTTACATATCAGCCAGCACTTCACTCCCAGTGGGTGCCCTAAGGTTagggaaaagaatggaaaaggtGGATGGGTCATGGGTGAAGGGTTTGTGCAGCACACACAGCCCCCTGGGGGCTCTCTACCGCCTGCCTCTCCCACCTACCTCCCAGGCTCTGGACATGCCCTCCCTTCTGTCAAGTCTGTCAAGTCTGTTTTTCCCTTGGCAAAAGATCAAGTCAATTATCACTAAGGTGTGACTGTCTGATAGATCCTCCCCAGAATCCTATCCCAGGGCATGGTATCTTTAAAGATCCATGTCTAGCTCAATGGATACAAAAAGGAGTGGGAAGCAAATAAAGGAGGACAGAGGGGTGATGCTGAGCCCTCAAGGGGCTACTTCCTGTGCCTGTGACCAAGAGCATTCCCTTGGCAGGGGAGCAGTTGGAGTTGGGGGGCGGTATGAGAGGACACACGGAAGGGTAGGGAAGGCAGCCAGCCCCATCTGAGGGATAGATGAGCCCCAGGCCTGAAAACGTGCTGGGAACCTCTTCATTCCTAAGAACCGAGGAGGCTTTGGGGGCCTGGGGCCTGTCACCTCCACTGGTTCGTAACTCAGACTGTGAATTTGACCTGAACTGGGTCAGCGGTGTCCATCTCAGGAACCGGATGACTGCTGGTTTTAGACAGGGTGTCTGTCACCACCCCAGTACACAGTTAAGAAAACTTGAGGCCTGGAAAGGAACAAGGACTTGCCCAAAGTCTCCTATTACATCAAAGTAGCAGAGATGGAACCAGGACACAAAACTCAGGGCTCTCCTTAGATCATATTCTCTGATTGAATAGAAACCAAGCCATACTCTGAGCACATTCCAGTCAGCAGGCACAGTGAGATCTCAGAGCAGCAGAGGACGGGGGCCCAGCCCCGCCAGCAGCAGACCCTCTGAGTGCCCCTGCATGCCCATGGGGCAACCGAGCCTCTGATTTCTGGGGACAGGAGAGCTGGGCCAGGCTGGGAGTGATCCAGCCTCAGTGGCCTCAGGCCAGGACCAATGCTATGTCCTCAGCCCCATCCACGTCAGCTTTTCCTGTAGGAAGCTGCGAGCCCTGATGGTCTCCCAGTGTTGAGAGGGGCTGGATCTGGGGCTGGGATCCCCAGCTTCCTGGTGAGGGGGCAGTCCCCAAGTATTTCAGTCCCAGGgaccctcctgccttcctctctcaCTGCTTCTGCCCCATCATCCTGGTGCACAGCTTTTCTGGAAACCAGGCCACCCCGCACCCCAGCAGGTCACAAGCCACCCCAATTTGTTCCAAATGCTCCCTTTCTTCCAGCTCTGATGGAGACCCAGCATGCCCCTGGAGGTGGCCCTCGGCCCTCTCCGAAGCTGGCTGCTCGGTCATTCACATCCCTTGTGCCTCAGAGTCTCTCTGGCTGCCTTGGTCCTCAGACTGTGCTCTCCCCATCAAATGCACCATTCCTCTGGGGCCCTGGTGTCCAGGTGTGTCCCCCTTCACCTCCTCAGGGCTGCCCTGGGTCCCTACTCACAAACCTAGCAGCCATGGCACAAGGCCACCTCCACCCCACTCCAACTCCTGCCATTACCCCGATAGCTCGGGCCTCCCCAGGGACCACCACCAATGCCCTGGCCTCCCCGTTCCCAGACCTCCTCAGGTGCAAACCCCTCCACTCCACTCCCTCACAGGCCAGTCCCCCACCACAGCACTGACTACCAGACTCCCTGGGAGGccatcccctgccccccaccGCTGAGACCCCAGTGCTGACCCTGTACTCCCTCCACTTCTGCCTCGTCCTTCAGGCCCCTCCAGCTTTCACCACCCCCCTCGTCCAGCCCCTTTCCTGAAACATCCCAGCTCTGTATACCCCAGGTCTGCCTTGTCCATCTGCATCAGGCAGCTAAAGTTGCCAGGACAGTCTCATGGCCAGAACCCTGGACCTGCCCTCCTCGCCACCtgccacccacctccacctctgggcAGCCtgccctccccccctccccccccccccggATCCTCCCCCCCCATGGCCCCCCCTTCTCTCTTGGCCTGGCcaccctcccccccccccccccatccaCCTGCCCCATCAGGCTGGGCTCTGACAAGCACCCCCCATCACAGCCTCAGAACCGCCGCGTCTTTTGTTATCGGCTCCCACTTCCCCCCTGGGACACTGTGGATTGCACCCCTCTCCTTGGACTTGTGCCTCTCATCTGGCTCCCTCCTGTCACACTCTAGATATCCTAAGTCCCCTCCTATTCAAAACCTCCCCCAGCCCACGTGCTTCTCCGTCACCGCCTGTCCCTCTCTGCCCAGCCCACAGACCACCTTCCCCACAGAGGCGTTTTCCGGTCATCTCTATTTTCACCTCCCTCTCACACTTGACTTAGCCTATTGGCTCCAGGCCCACTACTCCACCCGAACCAGGCTTAACTCGATGCCTGCCACCTGCAGGTGGCAGCTGCTTCCAGGGGACACTCTTCATCCTCTAATGCATGGCTTTTCAGCAGCACTGGCCTCAAATGCCAGCCCCGCCTCCCTCATGCTGCCCCTGCTGCCGGCTCCAGGACGCCCTCCTGCTTTCCTCCTGTTTCTCAGCTGCCCCTGCTTCCTGGCTTCCTTCCTCAACCTGACCTTTCAATGTTGGTGTATGCTTATTCATTGCAAAGAGGAAACAGTAACTTTACAGGGGAGAGGCCTGGCAGGCATCACCTCAACCAAGTGATACGAGTCAACATCCTAATGATGGCACAATAGATGTGTGCCTCTtggttttgtttgtctttttggggggtttttttgggttttggtggggagacagagtcttttgctctgtcacccaggctagagtgcagtggcgtgatctcagctcactatgacctctgcctcctggattcaagtaattctcctgcctcagcctcctgagtagctgggattatgggagcctgctaccatgaccagctaatttttgtatttttaggagaggcagggtttcaccatgttggccaggttggtctcaaactcctgacctcaagtaatctgccctccttggcctcccaaagtgctgggattgcaggtgtaagccaccgtgcccagccagatatGTGTCTCTTGATAGGCTGAGTGAGAAGGGCATGGCATCAGTTCCCAGGCGTTCCCACCAAAATACagaacctgaatctaatcatgaggaaaacagacaaaCTCAAACCAAAATTCACCTAAAAGAACTGGCCTGTACTTGTCAAAAATGGCAACATCATGGAAGACAATGAAACACTGAATAACCATGCCAGATGAATAGACACTCAGAAGAAAGCTGGtgttttattttgctataaaGGATATTTTTGGGAAAATTGGCAAAGCTACGGAGAAAAAAAGTCTACGGTTTAGTTCAAagtattgtaccaatgttaatttcccgATTTtgatcattgcactccagttatGAAAGAGAAGGTCCTGTTCTAGGAAatactgcttgagcccaggagatcaagaccagcctgggcaacacagtgagaccctgtcactaccaaaaaagaaaaaaaaatagccaggcatggtggtgtgtgcctgtaatcccatctactcaagcAGGAAGCtcccttgagtccagaagtttgatgctgtggtgagctatgatggcactactgcactccagcctgggcagcagagcgagaccctgtctcattaaaaaaaaaaaaaattaaaaaagaggaagcactcactgaaatatttaggaataaaagagcattatgtctgcaacttactttcaaatggttcagaaaaagagagagagagatggtcgggcgtggtggcttatgcttataatcccagcactttgggaggctgaggcgggcgaatcacatggtcaagagatagagaccattctggctaacgcagtgaaaccccatctctactaaaaatacaaaaaattagccggccgtgatggcacgtgcctgtggtcccagctactcaggaggctgaggcaggagaattgcttgaacccgggaggcagaggttgtagtcagctgagattgcgccactgcactccagcctggaaactgagcgagactccatctcaaaaaaaaaaaaaaaaaaaaaaaaaaagagcgagagaagagaatttaaaatgtggaaaataattaacatttggGAAATCTAGGTGGAGTATGTGGGAAACATTTGTAATCATCTTGCCACTTTTATCTGGGtctgaaattatgtcaaaataaacattttaaggaaGAGACATTGGTGTCTCAGGGCTCAGTGCTGGTCTTCCTCTCATTTTTGCACCACGCTCCTCTCTCCCGGGCAGTCTCATCTCCTCTGGTTGCTTTAATTCCATTATCGATACCCCAGCAATTCCCAAGTATAACTCCCCCTGGCTAGACCTACTTAGGAGCATTAGGCTCACATATGCAGCAGCCTGCACACCTGGGTTTCTCAGAAGCACCTCAAAATCAACATGCCCCAAGATTTCCTTGTGAGATACCCCCCAGTCCCCGTCCATCTCAATCCATGACACCACCACCCACCCTTCTAAGTgcccaagccagaaacctgggcTTGTCCTGCACACCTCCCTCATCCTGACTCCCACATCCAATCAATCACCAAGTCACTTTGGGGAGCCTGTAAGTTCCCCCAAAACAGGGTCCTGTGTTTATTCACCTGTGTCCCCAGCCCTCAGCATCAGCATAGTGCCTGACATATGATCTgtgcttaagaaatatttgttgaatgaatgaatttgttgATCAAGGAATGTCACTCCTTTTCATGGAAGCAGAGTCCTGCTTTCTGAGCCCCAGGCACGTGCCGGGTCTGACTCAATGGACTGCCATCTACGATGTGCTGGCTTCTATCAGTAATCTCACAAATTACTTTCAAAATCTAATTGCTGGAAACAGCAATCTC
Coding sequences within:
- the ODF3L1 gene encoding outer dense fiber protein 3-like protein 1; translated protein: MKPPKGTRSSVYFAQQREKEPLPSRQEVKQTPVIMAMIKGPGPAKYLRPSCTGYIDHDISMFKAPAYTLHSRHSEKRNVGHSSPGPCYLLDPKVTRFGMSSCPQVPMEERISNLRLNPTLASCQYYFEKIHPPGERRAPQYTFGYRRPYRVMDPNPAPNQYQMPLLLGPNTPVSRAAPSYSLASRDKNWFYKEDVAGGPGPTRYARPEPSTYQNRSPTYSMAKRFAYPLDLTPRPGPGSHEVQQVTVHKPHIPAFTMGIKHSLHLCPLVIDVRD